In Salinisphaera sp. LB1, one genomic interval encodes:
- the moaB gene encoding molybdenum cofactor biosynthesis protein B: protein MTDEFAPLRIAVLTVSDTRTEATDKSGRVLVERLQAAGHILHDKRICPDDVYELRAIVARWIADDAPDVVITTGGTGLTGRDVTPQAIEVLFDRRIDGFGEMFRMLSYDAIGTSTLQSRAIAGVAKATFIFCLPGSSGATADGWDKLIADQIDIRTRPCNLHELRPRLLER, encoded by the coding sequence ATGACCGATGAATTCGCGCCGCTGCGAATTGCGGTGCTGACCGTATCCGACACCCGCACCGAGGCCACCGACAAGTCCGGCCGCGTGCTGGTCGAACGCCTGCAGGCCGCCGGCCACATCCTGCACGATAAGCGTATCTGCCCGGACGATGTGTACGAATTGCGCGCGATCGTCGCACGCTGGATCGCCGACGACGCCCCGGACGTGGTGATCACGACCGGCGGCACGGGACTGACCGGGCGCGATGTCACGCCGCAGGCGATCGAGGTGCTGTTCGATCGGCGTATCGATGGCTTCGGCGAGATGTTCCGGATGTTGTCGTACGACGCCATCGGCACCTCCACGCTCCAATCGCGCGCGATCGCCGGCGTGGCCAAGGCCACGTTCATCTTCTGCCTGCCGGGTTCGTCGGGCGCGACGGCCGATGGCTGGGACAAGCTCATCGCCGACCAGATCGATATTCGCACGCGGCCGTGCAATCTCCATGAGCTGCGACCGCGACTGCTGGAGCGTTGA
- the sbcB gene encoding exodeoxyribonuclease I codes for MAEPTFFWHDYETFGADPKRDKPAQFAGIRTDMDFNIIGDPLVLYCQPPADMLGHPEATLITGITPQYAAEHGVPEPEFIETIVAEMAKPGTCSVGYNSLAFDDEVTRHTLWRNFFDPYAREWQNGCSRWDIINMVRLTYALRPDGIEWPKREDGAPSFRLDQLAPANNLAQERAHDALSDVHATIGLAKLIRDKQPRLYDYVLNHRDKASARQLLDMDTRKPALHVSSKFPAENGCLSPVMPIAAHPSNKNCIIVYDLRVDPAPLLELAPDEIHERIFTPSADLPEDTPRVALKGVHLNKCPVLAPFEMMRENEVARLNLDINQCRRHWKAIHDRLTEVEAKATAVFDARVFDAESDAEAALYDGFVSNDDRKRADAVRATAPAELADGAIVFADNRLNELLFRYRARHFPDSLTDAERDDWRNWVAKRLEFAPDGGLTLDEYDDVVAALMERVQGDPARLQLLLDLKAWADKLRGML; via the coding sequence ATGGCCGAGCCGACCTTCTTCTGGCACGACTACGAAACCTTCGGCGCCGACCCCAAGCGCGACAAGCCGGCCCAGTTCGCCGGCATCCGCACGGACATGGATTTCAACATCATCGGCGATCCGCTGGTGCTGTATTGCCAGCCGCCGGCCGACATGCTCGGCCACCCCGAGGCCACGCTGATCACCGGCATCACGCCGCAGTACGCGGCCGAACACGGCGTGCCCGAGCCGGAGTTCATCGAAACCATCGTCGCCGAGATGGCCAAACCCGGTACTTGCAGCGTCGGCTACAACAGCCTGGCGTTCGACGACGAAGTCACCCGCCATACCCTGTGGCGCAATTTCTTCGACCCGTATGCCCGCGAGTGGCAGAACGGCTGCTCCCGGTGGGACATCATCAACATGGTGCGGCTGACCTATGCGCTGCGCCCGGACGGCATCGAGTGGCCGAAGCGCGAGGATGGCGCCCCGAGCTTCAGGCTCGACCAGCTCGCCCCGGCCAATAATCTGGCCCAGGAGCGTGCGCACGATGCGCTGTCGGACGTGCACGCCACCATCGGCCTGGCCAAGCTGATCCGCGACAAGCAGCCGCGGCTGTACGACTACGTCCTCAACCACCGCGACAAGGCCAGCGCCCGCCAGTTGCTGGACATGGACACGCGCAAGCCGGCGCTGCACGTCTCGTCCAAGTTCCCGGCCGAGAACGGCTGCCTGTCGCCGGTGATGCCGATCGCGGCCCACCCATCGAACAAGAACTGCATTATCGTCTACGACCTGCGGGTGGACCCGGCGCCGCTGCTGGAGCTCGCCCCCGACGAAATCCACGAGCGCATCTTCACCCCCAGCGCAGACCTGCCGGAAGACACGCCGAGAGTCGCGCTCAAGGGCGTGCATCTGAACAAATGCCCGGTGCTGGCCCCGTTCGAGATGATGCGCGAGAACGAAGTCGCCCGGCTCAATCTCGACATCAACCAGTGCCGGCGCCACTGGAAGGCGATCCACGACCGGTTGACCGAGGTCGAGGCCAAGGCCACGGCGGTGTTCGATGCCCGGGTATTCGATGCCGAGTCCGATGCCGAGGCCGCCCTGTACGACGGCTTCGTCTCCAACGACGACCGCAAGCGGGCCGACGCGGTACGCGCCACCGCCCCCGCCGAGCTGGCCGACGGGGCCATCGTGTTCGCCGACAACCGGCTCAACGAACTGCTTTTCCGCTACCGCGCCCGCCACTTCCCGGATTCGCTCACCGACGCCGAACGCGACGACTGGCGCAATTGGGTCGCCAAGCGGCTGGAGTTCGCGCCCGACGGCGGACTGACGCTGGACGAATACGATGACGTCGTCGCCGCGCTCATGGAACGCGTCCAGGGCGATCCGGCCCGCCTGCAACTGCTGCTGGATCTGAAAGCCTGGGCAGACAAGCTGCGCGGCATGCTCTGA
- the ppa gene encoding inorganic diphosphatase, with protein MGYEALTPGKNPPEEINVIIEIVEGSSSVKYEVDKDSNCLMVDRFMNVAMHYPANYGFVPKTLYDDGDPVDVLVLTPEPIVPGAVIKCRPVAVLGTEDESGLDAKILAVPTDKISTDYYKDVRDLGDIDDRLKNKIQHFFEHYKDEEKGKWVKITGWEGVDKAKAEIEKSIEAYNKG; from the coding sequence ATGGGCTACGAAGCACTGACGCCGGGCAAGAACCCGCCCGAGGAAATCAACGTCATCATCGAAATCGTCGAGGGCTCCTCCTCGGTGAAGTATGAAGTGGACAAGGACAGCAACTGCCTGATGGTGGACCGCTTCATGAACGTCGCGATGCACTATCCGGCCAACTACGGCTTCGTACCGAAGACCCTGTACGACGACGGCGATCCGGTCGACGTCCTGGTGCTCACCCCCGAGCCGATCGTGCCGGGCGCGGTGATCAAGTGCCGCCCGGTGGCCGTGCTGGGCACCGAGGACGAATCGGGCCTGGACGCCAAGATCCTGGCCGTGCCGACCGACAAGATCAGCACCGACTACTACAAGGACGTGCGCGATCTCGGCGACATCGACGATCGCCTGAAGAACAAGATCCAGCACTTCTTCGAACACTACAAGGACGAAGAAAAAGGCAAGTGGGTCAAGATCACCGGCTGGGAAGGCGTCGACAAGGCCAAGGCCGAGATCGAGAAATCCATCGAGGCCTACAACAAGGGCTGA
- the rnd gene encoding ribonuclease D — protein MNDKLDEAKRMIPKAPQRVVTIEDDAALAAFVAGLADRDWIAVDTEFLRERTYYPKLCLLQIADTDHIGLIDVLALSDLTPLAELLTDTRVRKVFHSAEQDLEVLYQSFGTMPAPIFDTQVAAPLLGFDDQMGYARLVEALLDKKLPKGHTRTDWSKRPLPDGALDYAADDVRYLAVAYQVLREALAAADRLDWLAGDFERMVEPDRFDVDTRAAWRRIKAWNRLTPVAQQVLAELADWREREAMAADRPRRWILADAPLIAIAESQPTRDIDLADTPDLPARTLERHGDALLNCVVRGLARPAEVLDPNAGPPDEATRRRIKTGMRALTRAAEAADIPPAAVASRADVAAIVAGRRDGRLLRGWRAEVAGRAVVEAVEAARTDAARGC, from the coding sequence ATGAACGACAAGCTCGATGAAGCCAAGCGCATGATACCGAAGGCGCCGCAGCGCGTCGTCACGATCGAGGACGACGCCGCGCTGGCCGCGTTCGTGGCCGGACTCGCGGATCGCGACTGGATCGCCGTCGACACGGAGTTTCTGCGCGAGCGAACCTACTATCCGAAGCTGTGTCTGCTCCAGATCGCCGACACCGATCATATCGGCCTGATCGACGTGCTCGCGCTCTCCGACCTGACCCCGCTGGCCGAACTGCTCACCGATACGCGTGTGCGCAAGGTGTTTCATTCCGCCGAACAGGATCTCGAGGTGCTCTATCAGAGCTTCGGCACGATGCCGGCGCCGATCTTCGACACCCAGGTGGCCGCGCCGCTGCTCGGCTTCGACGACCAGATGGGCTATGCCCGCCTGGTCGAGGCGTTGCTCGACAAGAAACTGCCCAAGGGCCACACCCGCACCGACTGGAGCAAGCGCCCGCTGCCGGACGGCGCGCTCGACTACGCCGCCGACGATGTCCGTTATCTGGCTGTCGCCTACCAGGTACTGCGCGAAGCGCTCGCCGCCGCCGATCGGCTCGACTGGCTGGCCGGCGACTTCGAGCGCATGGTCGAGCCGGATCGTTTCGACGTCGACACCCGCGCCGCCTGGCGACGGATCAAGGCCTGGAACCGGCTTACCCCGGTCGCGCAACAGGTTCTGGCCGAGCTCGCCGACTGGCGCGAGCGCGAGGCCATGGCCGCCGATCGGCCGCGGCGCTGGATTCTGGCCGATGCGCCCTTGATCGCCATCGCCGAAAGCCAGCCCACCCGCGATATCGACCTGGCGGACACGCCGGATCTGCCCGCGCGAACGCTGGAGCGACACGGCGATGCGCTTCTGAACTGCGTGGTGCGCGGACTGGCGCGCCCCGCCGAGGTGCTGGATCCGAACGCCGGGCCGCCGGACGAAGCCACGCGACGCCGGATCAAGACCGGCATGCGCGCCCTGACCCGGGCCGCGGAAGCGGCCGACATACCACCGGCCGCGGTGGCCAGCCGGGCCGACGTGGCGGCGATCGTGGCCGGTCGGCGGGATGGCCGCCTGCTCCGGGGATGGCGCGCGGAAGTCGCCGGGCGTGCCGTGGTCGAGGCGGTGGAAGCCGCCCGCACCGACGCGGCCCGAGGCTGTTAA
- the mpl gene encoding UDP-N-acetylmuramate:L-alanyl-gamma-D-glutamyl-meso-diaminopimelate ligase, whose protein sequence is MHIHILGIGGTFMAGVALLARAAGHTVTGSDQGLYPPMSTQLAEAGIAVMDGYAPSHLEPAPDQVVVGNAMARGNAAIEYMLDAGLAYTSGPQWLADNVLADRWVLAVAGTHGKTTTASMLAHILIDQGAAPGWLIGGIAADLGASAALGSSKWFVVEADEYDTAFFDKRSKFVHYRPRTLILNNLEFDHADIFDDLAAIQRQFHHLLRTVPGSGRIVHNAADAALDTVIAQGCWTPRVPFNGAAGWHVEPLRPDHGRLRIYRGPEVVGELAWALKGAHNAANACAAIAAAEHAGVEPRAAIGALAGFRGVKRRLELRGTPGGVAVYDDFAHHPTAIRTTLDGLTAGRPKGRVLVAFEPRSNTMRAGVHEHTLAASFESADRVYGYDAGIDWDLAGAMRALGDRFRAVDDIDALVAAIAAEARPGDVVVVMSNGGFGGIHDKLLAALEPRA, encoded by the coding sequence ATGCACATCCATATTCTGGGAATCGGCGGCACGTTCATGGCGGGTGTGGCGCTGCTGGCGCGGGCAGCGGGGCATACGGTAACGGGCTCCGACCAGGGGCTCTATCCGCCCATGAGCACTCAGCTGGCCGAGGCCGGCATCGCGGTCATGGACGGCTATGCGCCGAGCCATCTGGAGCCGGCGCCGGATCAGGTCGTGGTCGGCAACGCGATGGCGCGCGGTAATGCCGCGATCGAATACATGCTGGACGCGGGGCTCGCCTACACCTCGGGCCCCCAGTGGCTGGCCGATAACGTACTCGCGGATCGCTGGGTGCTGGCGGTGGCCGGCACGCATGGCAAAACCACCACCGCGAGCATGCTCGCGCACATACTGATCGACCAGGGTGCCGCACCCGGCTGGCTGATCGGCGGCATCGCCGCGGATCTGGGGGCCTCGGCAGCGCTCGGTAGTTCCAAGTGGTTCGTGGTCGAGGCCGACGAGTACGACACGGCCTTTTTCGACAAGCGCTCGAAGTTCGTCCACTACCGGCCGCGCACGCTGATTCTCAACAATCTCGAGTTCGATCACGCCGATATTTTCGATGACCTGGCCGCGATCCAGCGCCAGTTCCATCATCTGCTTCGCACCGTGCCGGGCTCGGGGCGCATCGTGCACAACGCGGCCGACGCGGCGCTTGATACCGTCATCGCACAGGGCTGCTGGACGCCGCGGGTCCCATTCAACGGCGCGGCAGGGTGGCATGTCGAGCCCCTGCGCCCGGATCATGGTCGACTGCGCATTTATCGGGGCCCCGAAGTCGTCGGCGAACTGGCCTGGGCGCTCAAGGGCGCCCACAACGCCGCGAATGCCTGCGCCGCGATCGCCGCAGCCGAGCACGCCGGCGTCGAGCCGCGCGCTGCCATCGGCGCGCTGGCCGGATTTCGTGGCGTCAAGCGGCGACTGGAACTCCGCGGCACGCCGGGCGGGGTGGCGGTCTATGACGATTTCGCGCATCACCCGACCGCTATCCGCACGACGCTGGATGGCCTGACCGCGGGGCGGCCGAAAGGACGCGTGCTGGTGGCCTTCGAGCCGCGCTCGAATACCATGCGGGCCGGGGTGCACGAGCACACCCTGGCGGCCAGCTTCGAAAGCGCGGACCGTGTTTACGGCTACGACGCCGGCATCGACTGGGACCTGGCCGGCGCCATGCGTGCCCTCGGCGATCGGTTCCGTGCAGTCGATGATATCGACGCGCTGGTGGCGGCGATCGCGGCCGAGGCGCGCCCGGGTGATGTCGTCGTGGTGATGAGCAATGGCGGCTTCGGCGGTATTCACGACAAACTGCTCGCCGCGCTTGAACCCCGCGCCTGA
- a CDS encoding 6-phosphofructokinase — MTKKNAFYAQSGGVTAVINASAAGVIEAAREYGDTIGTLYAGRDGIVGALTEDLIDTSAEDDATIAALRHTPAGAFGSARYKLKGLEENRAEYERLIEVFKAHNIGYFFYNGGGDSADTCAKVSQLADALGYPIQAIHIPKTMDNDLPHTDCSPGFGSVAKYTAVSIREAGYDLHSMCRTSTKVFILEVMGRHAGWTAAAGGLAAEEAGDAPHILLFPEIAFDRAKFLARVDETVKTYGYCTIVASEGVEIGAEFKRGDGREADAFGHVQLGGVAPRIAELVKSELGYKYHYAIADYLMRAARHIASATDVEQAYAVGRAAVEYAVAGKSGVMVTIKRESDAPYRWSLGEAPLADVANVEKFMPRDFISEDGFHITETARRYLKPLIAGENYPPYVDGLPDYARLRNQAVPKKLNTAFEV; from the coding sequence ATGACCAAGAAAAACGCTTTTTATGCCCAGAGCGGCGGCGTGACGGCCGTGATCAACGCATCGGCCGCGGGCGTGATCGAGGCCGCCCGCGAGTACGGCGACACGATCGGCACCCTATATGCTGGCCGCGACGGCATTGTCGGCGCGCTTACCGAGGACTTGATCGACACCTCGGCCGAGGACGACGCCACCATCGCAGCACTGCGCCACACGCCCGCCGGTGCGTTCGGCTCGGCGCGCTACAAGCTCAAGGGCCTGGAGGAAAACCGCGCCGAGTACGAACGCCTGATCGAGGTGTTCAAGGCCCACAACATCGGCTACTTCTTCTACAACGGCGGCGGCGACTCGGCCGATACCTGCGCCAAGGTCAGCCAGCTGGCCGACGCCCTCGGTTATCCGATCCAGGCGATCCATATCCCCAAGACCATGGACAACGACCTGCCGCACACCGACTGCTCCCCCGGTTTCGGCAGCGTGGCCAAGTACACCGCGGTCTCGATCCGCGAGGCCGGCTACGACCTGCACAGTATGTGCCGCACCTCGACCAAGGTCTTCATCCTCGAAGTGATGGGCCGTCACGCCGGCTGGACCGCTGCCGCTGGCGGGCTGGCCGCCGAGGAAGCGGGCGATGCGCCGCATATCCTGCTGTTCCCTGAAATCGCGTTTGATCGCGCGAAGTTCCTCGCCCGCGTCGATGAAACGGTCAAGACGTATGGCTACTGCACGATCGTGGCCTCGGAAGGCGTCGAGATCGGGGCCGAGTTCAAACGCGGCGACGGCCGCGAGGCCGATGCCTTCGGCCATGTACAACTGGGCGGCGTCGCGCCCCGGATCGCCGAGCTGGTCAAATCCGAACTCGGCTACAAATACCACTACGCCATTGCCGACTACCTGATGCGGGCCGCCCGCCATATCGCTTCGGCGACCGATGTCGAGCAGGCCTACGCCGTCGGCCGCGCCGCGGTCGAATACGCGGTGGCGGGCAAATCCGGCGTCATGGTGACCATCAAGCGCGAATCCGACGCGCCCTATCGCTGGTCGCTGGGCGAGGCGCCGCTGGCCGATGTGGCCAACGTCGAGAAATTCATGCCGCGCGATTTCATCAGCGAAGACGGCTTCCACATCACCGAGACCGCGCGCCGCTATCTCAAGCCGCTGATCGCCGGCGAGAACTATCCACCCTATGTGGATGGCCTGCCGGACTACGCCCGGCTCAGGAACCAGGCGGTGCCGAAGAAGCTGAATACCGCATTCGAGGTCTGA
- a CDS encoding DEAD/DEAH box helicase has translation MSFDSLGLSPHLLASIADSGYSTPTPIQSKAIPAIIDGADVLGAAQTGTGKTAAFVLPILQRLGQTHEKKPRVLVLAPTRELAAQVAESVSTYGANTQLKRTVVFGGVGYQPQITAFKKGVDIIVATPGRLLDHLQNGHIDLSNLNTLVLDEADRMLDMGFIHDIKRVLKYVPAQRQTLLFSATFSNDIRKLAGSLLTRPIEIDVAPRNSTAERVAQRVIMVEKPRKRAVLSHLIGSNNWSQVLVFARTKHGANRLVKQLETDGLTAAALHGNKSQNARTKALDGFKNGTVRVLVATDIAARGIDIDSLPHVVNYELPNVPEDYVHRIGRTGRAGAEGEALSLVGPEERKDLKSIEKLIGRQIERFQPEGIDLRAPQGSADTDDDDRRPARRPGNGKPSRGRPGNDNKPRADGDKSAPRQAKPHHERARHEDGSDKPRRSNTRRGKRGGRGGQRQGNGAPN, from the coding sequence ATGTCATTCGACTCCCTCGGCTTGTCGCCGCATCTGCTGGCGTCAATCGCCGATTCGGGCTATAGCACGCCTACCCCGATTCAATCCAAGGCCATTCCGGCCATCATCGACGGCGCCGACGTGCTGGGTGCGGCCCAGACCGGCACCGGCAAGACTGCGGCCTTCGTGCTGCCGATACTTCAGCGCCTTGGCCAGACCCACGAGAAAAAGCCGCGTGTACTCGTGCTCGCCCCCACCCGTGAACTGGCCGCCCAGGTCGCCGAATCGGTGAGCACCTACGGCGCCAACACGCAGCTCAAGCGCACCGTCGTGTTCGGCGGCGTCGGCTATCAGCCGCAGATCACCGCGTTCAAGAAAGGCGTGGACATCATCGTGGCCACACCGGGCCGCCTGCTCGATCATTTGCAGAATGGCCACATCGATTTGTCGAACCTGAATACGCTGGTACTCGACGAAGCCGATCGCATGCTCGACATGGGCTTCATCCACGACATCAAGCGCGTGCTGAAGTATGTGCCGGCCCAGCGCCAGACGCTGTTGTTTTCGGCAACCTTCTCCAACGACATCCGCAAGCTGGCCGGTTCGCTGCTGACCCGGCCGATCGAGATCGACGTCGCCCCGCGCAACTCCACCGCCGAGCGTGTGGCCCAGCGCGTGATCATGGTCGAAAAGCCGCGCAAGCGCGCCGTGCTCAGTCATCTGATCGGTTCCAACAACTGGTCGCAGGTGCTGGTGTTCGCCCGCACCAAGCACGGCGCCAATCGGCTGGTGAAACAGCTGGAAACCGACGGCCTGACCGCCGCCGCCCTGCACGGCAACAAGTCGCAGAACGCGCGCACCAAGGCACTCGACGGCTTCAAGAACGGCACGGTTCGCGTGCTCGTGGCCACCGATATCGCGGCCCGCGGCATCGATATCGACTCGCTGCCGCATGTGGTGAACTACGAGTTGCCCAACGTGCCCGAGGACTATGTGCATCGCATCGGCCGCACCGGCCGCGCCGGCGCCGAGGGCGAAGCCTTGTCGTTGGTGGGCCCGGAAGAACGCAAGGATCTCAAGAGCATCGAAAAACTGATCGGCCGTCAGATCGAGCGCTTCCAGCCGGAAGGCATCGACCTGCGCGCACCGCAGGGCAGCGCCGATACGGACGACGACGATCGCCGACCGGCGCGTCGCCCGGGCAACGGCAAGCCCTCGCGTGGACGGCCTGGCAACGACAACAAGCCCCGTGCGGATGGCGACAAGAGCGCGCCGCGTCAGGCCAAGCCGCATCACGAACGCGCGCGCCACGAGGACGGCAGCGACAAACCCCGTCGCAGCAACACGCGCCGTGGCAAGCGTGGCGGCCGCGGCGGTCAGCGCCAGGGCAACGGCGCACCCAACTGA
- a CDS encoding adenylate kinase produces MLKIVLLGAPGSGKGTQSAKLVEEYGVPQISTGDLLRTAVAEQTELGLKAKAAMDAGELVSDDIVVGMMRERLNQPDTENGFILDGFPRSEAQAETLDELLTELDRPLQCVVHLKVDNEELVSRLMARGRADDNEETIRNRLAVYQEQTQPLVAYYEQRGLLKPVAGVGTVDEIYARIKDALADV; encoded by the coding sequence ATGCTGAAAATCGTGCTGCTGGGCGCGCCCGGCTCGGGTAAGGGAACGCAGAGCGCCAAGCTCGTCGAGGAATATGGCGTGCCGCAGATCTCGACGGGCGATCTGCTGCGCACAGCGGTGGCGGAGCAGACCGAGCTGGGTCTGAAGGCCAAGGCGGCGATGGATGCCGGCGAGCTCGTGTCCGACGATATCGTGGTGGGCATGATGCGCGAGCGGCTCAACCAGCCCGACACGGAAAATGGCTTCATCCTCGACGGATTCCCGCGCAGCGAGGCCCAGGCCGAAACCCTGGATGAGCTGCTGACCGAGCTCGACCGCCCGCTGCAGTGCGTGGTGCATCTCAAGGTCGACAACGAAGAACTCGTGAGTCGCCTGATGGCCCGTGGCCGGGCCGATGACAACGAGGAGACGATCCGCAATCGGCTGGCGGTTTATCAAGAACAGACCCAGCCGCTCGTGGCTTATTATGAGCAGCGCGGTCTGCTCAAGCCGGTGGCCGGCGTCGGCACGGTCGACGAGATCTACGCGCGCATCAAGGACGCCCTGGCCGACGTCTGA
- a CDS encoding ABC-F family ATP-binding cassette domain-containing protein — translation MIAFKHVTLRRGPRKLLEDVDLRLQAGQRVGIVGANGTGKSSLLAMMLGELAPDAGEIDIPAGVEIATVRQHAPSGAQPAIEFVLDGDVELRAVESRLAEAEATGDGNAMAELHGRLAEIDGYAARARAARLLHGLGFAPSTHDAPLDDFSGGWRMRLNLAAALMRRCDLLLLDEPTNHLDMDAVFWLQEYLGAHPATLVVISHDRDFLDALATHTLHLEHGKAILYTGNYSRFEMMRAEAKAQQQAAFENQQKKLNQLQGFVDRFRAQATKARQAQSKLKQMERMEKVEAAHWDTPFSFQFLKPDRLPDTLLRVDDADVGYGDEPLVADIKLRLIPGDRLAILGRNGAGKSTVMKLLAGELAPMGGDVQYDKYLNVGYFAQHQLEVLDNSASAAQHLQRQDPKASEQHIRDFLGGFDFRGDKALEPIGPFSGGEKARLALALVVHTKPNLLLLDEPTNHLDLDMRHALETALAGFTGAVVMIAHDRHLIDATCDQLWRVADGSLEPFDGDLDDYAKWISRQASAREGSDTKKTTAAGGAGAANRRSSAEQRAKEKPLRNALKKAENEMERLAKQIDNVEAELSKPSVYGNPTESARLSQEQARLRKQLNTAEANWMEHAEALDALQAEASAA, via the coding sequence ATGATCGCCTTCAAACACGTCACCCTCCGCCGCGGCCCGCGCAAACTCCTCGAAGACGTCGACCTGCGACTTCAGGCCGGCCAGCGCGTGGGCATCGTCGGTGCCAATGGCACCGGCAAATCCAGCCTGCTCGCGATGATGCTCGGCGAACTCGCGCCCGACGCCGGCGAGATCGATATTCCGGCCGGCGTGGAGATCGCCACCGTGCGCCAGCATGCGCCGTCCGGCGCCCAGCCGGCGATCGAGTTCGTGCTCGACGGCGACGTCGAATTGCGCGCGGTGGAGTCGCGGCTGGCCGAAGCCGAGGCCACCGGCGACGGCAACGCCATGGCCGAGCTGCACGGGCGCCTGGCCGAGATCGACGGCTATGCCGCCCGCGCCCGGGCCGCGCGGTTGCTGCACGGCCTGGGCTTCGCGCCGTCGACACACGACGCCCCGCTCGACGATTTCTCCGGCGGCTGGCGCATGCGCCTGAATCTGGCCGCCGCGCTCATGCGCCGTTGCGACTTGCTGCTGCTCGACGAGCCGACCAACCATCTCGACATGGATGCGGTGTTCTGGCTGCAGGAATATCTCGGCGCCCACCCCGCCACGCTGGTCGTGATCTCGCATGACCGCGATTTCCTCGATGCGCTGGCCACGCATACGCTGCATCTGGAACACGGCAAGGCGATTCTTTATACCGGCAACTATTCTCGCTTCGAGATGATGCGCGCCGAAGCCAAGGCCCAGCAGCAGGCCGCCTTCGAAAACCAGCAGAAGAAGCTCAACCAGTTGCAGGGCTTCGTCGATCGTTTTCGGGCCCAGGCGACCAAGGCCCGGCAGGCACAGTCCAAGCTCAAGCAGATGGAGCGCATGGAGAAAGTCGAGGCCGCACACTGGGATACGCCGTTCTCGTTCCAATTCCTCAAGCCCGACCGCCTGCCCGACACCCTGCTGCGCGTGGACGACGCCGATGTGGGCTATGGCGACGAACCGCTGGTGGCCGACATCAAGCTGCGGCTCATCCCCGGCGACCGACTGGCGATTCTCGGGCGCAACGGCGCCGGCAAATCCACGGTGATGAAGCTGCTGGCCGGCGAACTCGCGCCCATGGGTGGCGACGTGCAGTACGACAAGTATCTCAACGTCGGTTACTTCGCCCAACACCAGCTCGAAGTGCTGGACAACTCGGCCAGTGCCGCCCAGCACCTGCAGCGCCAGGACCCGAAGGCCTCCGAGCAGCATATTCGCGATTTCCTCGGCGGTTTCGATTTCCGCGGCGACAAGGCGCTGGAACCGATCGGCCCGTTCTCCGGCGGCGAGAAGGCCCGGCTGGCGCTGGCGCTGGTCGTGCACACGAAACCCAACCTGCTGTTGCTCGACGAGCCGACCAACCATCTCGACCTGGACATGCGCCATGCGCTCGAGACCGCCCTGGCCGGCTTCACCGGCGCGGTGGTGATGATCGCGCATGACCGCCACCTGATCGACGCCACCTGCGACCAGCTCTGGCGCGTCGCCGATGGTTCGCTGGAACCGTTCGACGGCGATCTGGACGATTACGCGAAATGGATTTCGCGCCAGGCGTCGGCGCGCGAAGGCAGCGACACGAAAAAGACCACCGCCGCTGGCGGCGCGGGCGCGGCCAACCGGCGCAGCTCGGCCGAACAGCGGGCGAAGGAAAAGCCCTTGCGCAACGCGCTGAAGAAAGCCGAGAACGAAATGGAACGGCTGGCCAAGCAAATCGACAACGTCGAAGCCGAACTGTCCAAGCCCAGCGTGTACGGAAACCCGACCGAATCCGCACGGCTGTCGCAGGAACAGGCCCGGCTGCGCAAGCAGCTCAATACCGCGGAGGCGAACTGGATGGAACACGCCGAAGCGCTGGATGCGTTGCAAGCCGAAGCGAGCGCTGCCTGA